From the genome of Mastacembelus armatus chromosome 5, fMasArm1.2, whole genome shotgun sequence:
AGCTCTGGTCATGTGACCACTGCAGTGCAGGGCCGAAATGTTTAAAAGGAGGTTAGTGAACGGAAGGAAAGTAGACACTGAGCTGAGCACCTGCTAAGCACATCCACAGAAAGAGGTAAAAACACTGCAAGACAACCTGCTGTCAACTCTCACCATGAAGGCCACGCTGGCTGCCATCACTCTCCTAGTCCTTGCCCTGGGTTTGATTTCTGACGCTGTTCAAGTCAAAGTAAGTGGATCACTATGAATTTTTGTGTGACTGAAAGCTTCTTGATGACACTGGCAGTTTCTAGAAGGAGGAGTGACTATATTTATTCATACATGGTGTATTTCATGCAGAAATGGTGCAGATACAGACCTGTATTCTGTCATCTTGTGGATTACAAACTATTGCCTTATATCTTAGTATTGTCTGTTGCCTTATATCTTACTATTGTCTATTGCCTTATATCTTACTATTGTCACATTATTTGAACTAATGGAGCAAACTGGACCTTTAGTTGAATTGCGGTTCTATAATCCCAACCAATGTCTCTTCTTTCAGGAGAATGGATTGTTTTTCTCCCTGGAAGCTGTGAAGAGGCTTCAGGAGCTGACAGAGAGCGGCAGTGCAAGAGGACAACCAAGCCCACGACT
Proteins encoded in this window:
- the LOC113130682 gene encoding guanylin-like, producing MKATLAAITLLVLALGLISDAVQVKENGLFFSLEAVKRLQELTESGSARGQPSPRLAASTVPLCADPMLPQEFVPLCKKRGAAASLTRLAAVPIDVCEICAFAACTGC